The sequence below is a genomic window from Dioscorea cayenensis subsp. rotundata cultivar TDr96_F1 chromosome 6, TDr96_F1_v2_PseudoChromosome.rev07_lg8_w22 25.fasta, whole genome shotgun sequence.
GTGGCGTAGTCGCGGCATTAAGATTCTGTTTTTAGACTATACTTTTTATCTGGATGACTAATCTGGATATTGCTTCAGTAAACAATGTACCCATAAAGTGTAATTTTTGTgggaaatttaaaatatttgaaaatattataaaaggtCAGTGGCTACATACTTGCCAATCATCAAACCCTCTTCACTTTCTTTGTTTGCTCAAGAACTGGTACTTTTTCTCGTTTTGGCTTTCAACTAATTTCATATTATTAGTATGGTTTTATTTAACTATTCActctataatttaatttttgttaatttaagattttttttaaagatttttttttttataaaagcagACACCATGAATAGCCTTCAGATTGAGACGAAAGAAGTTAAACTTTTGACTTTGTATCTGAATCAGAAAATAAACTACGACTCTTTTAGCGGAATGATTTTATGATGGTTTCTTTATgtagttaatatttatttatttttaaacattatagtcAATCACATGTAAATTTGAGCCCATAATGTATAGtggaagaataaaatattaattattttgttgtagAGTAGGgttaataagttaatttttagtttgttgTTGATTGGCTTTTCTAAATAATACTGCTATATAATCTCGGAATTGAGATCAAAATACTAGCATTacaaacagtaattttctttttttttttaataatttaatattgtcTGTAATACATGATAACAAAGCCAATAGTTAAAACTACCACATATGAGGGGAGCTGCACttgcaaatttaataatattaatgcatgcacttatcaaatccactaattaatttacttttatatgtataaatctACGAGACAGTTGGGCCAGATTAGCAGAGATATGGCTAGATGTTTTAGTCTCAGTGTTGTTGCTTGCAAtgaagaaatcatcaataatgGATTTGGGATAACATGAAAAGATGCTTGATTTTGTGAAGGAGCTAATAAGAAATATTGAGCTGATAGAAAGGGCCATTAACACATTGCTGCATCTCAACATCCAGCCTCCCAGAGTTTACGTGCAACAAAGAGACAGAATAGTTGACAAGCTTCTCAGCTCACACATCAATATTAGTGACACTCATGAGTGAGGTATGTGTAGTTATATACATATgtctcatattatatatatgtatacacttATATATGCATGagttttaattgcattgaaTTGGATTGCAAGCAGGTGAGTGATAATCAATGATGGAGATGATTTATGGGGTGATATTCAGACAATTGATGAAGCAGAGAGCTTGCTCACTCATGAAGTTGCATCGCTTGATCCTCTTAAGGTACTGATTCTAATGTttcgatttatttatttatttatcaacgTTTAGTTAAATACTTAATTAATctctttatataatattttgacttacaaaatttatttatgtgaTGTAGcttttcaacaaaatcattgCTCTTGATGATGTTAATGAAGACAATGGTTACaagcttttgaatcaaaatgagcATGAGATTAACACTGAAAGGAAGGACTCTATTTCTGCATGTAGTACCAGTTCACTCATTGATGACAATTCAGAAATATGCTCAAAACCTCAAAGTAATGGAACAACCAAAACTGAAAGTTTCACAATTATGCAAGTCACTAGCTCCAGTTCAACAAAAGCAGGATCAGAATCAACAAAAAAGGGTAGTGATTCTATTAATTAAATAGTTACAAtcatagtaaaaataattactGTTTTCATTCATGAACATTATAAACCAAACACTGAACAGATGAGTGCTTCTGATGGACTTTGTTCAAAATGAATTAATGTTAAAGTTCAATTAAAACCAATGTTTCACTGAAGATTGAGCAACAGAACTAACACTATGAATAACTTGGATTTTATAGAGTTTCTTGGCTTTTTCTTGATGATGCATCTCTCCAAGCAAAAGGTGGAGAAATCCGAGAAGAAGTTCATTGagagacaacaacaacaacaacaacaacaacaacaacaacaacgaggTGAGTTTGTATgtatatctacatatatatctatagttTTGGTACTCTAATAATATAAAGCTACATAAATctttgtaaatctttttatcttaatttttttttcatgtaaatatatgcagaaaaaaagaggagaaaattATTGATTGAAGACGATGATGTTGAAGACAATGATCACAAGTCTATGAACCAAAATGAGCAGaggattgaaactcaaattcaaGAGGACTCTATTTGTCCATGTAGTAGTTCAGTCACTGAGAACAATTCAGAGAAATGCTCAAAACCTCAGAAATCACAATCATGTGAAGTCACTAGCTCTAATACAACAAAGCAggatcaaaatcaacaaaaggtagtgatttaattaattaaattaacacaCTTGATAGTAAAATAATGAGTGCTATAAATATTGAACAAAATTGATTATGTTTGcaagtaaaaatattaaagttcaaataaaaaccaatatttCACTGAAGATTAGTAAGAAAAAACTAACTCTTTCAAAAACTTGGATTTTGTAGGTATGCTTGGCCTCTCTTGATGATGCATCCCTCCAAGCAAAGCTAGAGAACTCTAAGAGGAAGCTCATTGAGAGACAACAACAAGAAGGTGTGTTTCTGTatttatgcatccatatatatatataattttgtattgtAAAACTCTATaaatctctttaaatttttttatcttaattaattaattactttgtAAATATCTACagaaaagaagaggagaaaaatacaaattattaaaCCACTGGCCGATCTTccaaaacaagaacaacaacaaattagAAAACAAAGTCCATTCAAACCAAAGAAAAAGCTTGGAGTGATAATCAGATGCTAGATGGAGTAATTAACACACATTGGGATAGAGACAAAAGAGAGAGACATGCACAGTGTTGTTCATATGTTTGAAAAATGCTGCACTATTTTTTTCCGGTGAAATATTGTAAGATGTGCACAATTGTTGTTATCACTGAGACTATTACTACTAGAACAGTTAACTATGGTTATATATTtggatataaaaattatattatatgtattttattgacaaattttgaaattaagcttgtttgtttatttcaactctaaaacattataatttcatttttaaaaactttaatattagttttattttaaattaattcagTGTAGGGTTAATTTTAATCGCTACATCCGGTATGTCACTTCAACCAAAACATGAAAGTTGTAAAGtataatatacataaatatatatgtatatatatatatatatatattaaacagactgaaaatttgtttaaattatgaataCTGGGGCATTTTATTATAGAAAGTGctctgtttgtttgtttatttatttatattagtaaaTTCCTCTTGTCAAGAGATTTGTTTTGCATTGAGAAGTGGCTGAGCATGCTttcaaatattgtattttttatataaaaaatatattagaatttttttgctATTTATTAAACCTACCATTAATGTATGTTCCTATCAAACATCATTATCTATAAATATCCATAACCTCCCACAAATATACATTCTACAGTATATATTTACtaaatcaaactaaaataaataaataaataaatacggaaaaaaaccaatattgataaaatcataTGGCCAAAGATAATGATAGATACAGTACCCAAATACACTAAAAGATTTTCAAAacaatcttccaagcatgaaCCCCATCCCTGCAACCCCAAAACAAATAGCCAAAACATAGCACCAAGAAACAtcgacatcatcatcatcatcatcatgttcAAACAACAACCTCTTcccattctcattctcattctccaACACCACAACTCTAATCTCCAACATCTTGACCCAATGCTTATAAGCACTAAGCTTCACTGACTCTCTCAGTAACATGTCTGCCATTTTCTTGCTTCTCTTCTCTGCCTCCCTTGCCCTTGTTTGACACAACTGCAATGTCTCTCAGTGTGCTTTCTTCTCTCCTCCCATGCACCTAacaatcaccatcatcatcatcaaaaaaCAAATCAGCATAAACTCTCTGTaattgtatacatatatattaaaatatgatcATCAACAAACTTACATGCATGGTGTTGATGATGCCATTCTCTGAAACCATTCATgtttgaatgatgatgatgatgttgaagaggagaagaagaagagtttgTGAGGAGGAGGGAGGTCACAGTTTTGGAGAAAGGGAGTGATGGAATGAGGGTTATTGTGGGAAGGATTAGGAGAGAAGAAGGACATGGTATTGAAAGAGGAGAAATTGTCATGCATGATTTAGGGTTTGGAGTTATATGgaagaaggaaaaaaggaaTCTTACGGAGGGTTATACGCGTCGGTTGCATGGCAGGGGAGTGTAACAAGTGCCTGTGCTTTTCTGTGGGTGCATTGAGGGTTACACTTATCAAGAAGTGGTTTCTTGGTTTCTAGTAGTGTCACAACTATTTCAGGgttttcttactttttatttaaatatatatatttgaaggtttttttttttaagatgataaGCGGGTAGGCCGCTAAATATAGAAGCGTAGTATTAGAGCTCTAGTAATTTTTTCATACGGCATACCCACAATAGAGCAAATAGGGGCACTATGAAAATCTGTACACAATTGTTTCAAactcccaatttgctttgaaaaaattgaatgaGAAGCCTAGTAATTGCATATGAAATTCCCAATTGTTTTAAACTCTCTGAGTATGATGAAATCATCGGGATCACcataacatcatcatcatcttattTGATTTGCTGATGAAGATGATCCCAAAGAAAGGCAAATTTCTTTAACAGCAGTAAGGGAAGTTAAGAAACTCCTGTGTTGTGTAAACAACAAACCTATGAGTATCTAACACATtctattttaaaactttaatctatttttaatttttttaacaaattaatgattAGGTAGGTTTTCTAGATGCATCAACCATGGGATAGCCAAATGGTATAACACATGAGTACACAAAGGGGAGAACAAAGGTTCGAATCCAGCCaacgaccaaatggtctattgatatacgggtcgccgatagagagCTCTTCACCGAGTTATGAGAGtttgattctcggctgagggcacatttctgggagatgtgagcggtggttgtgtgcgggtggtcccagTGCCCATGTGTGCGGCCCCgccccacttgctccaccgaggcttATGCACGCCTCTGATGATTTAGCAGGGCTTCTACTGCTCTATTCCTCTTGTAAAAATCAGACACAACCACTACTTATACTTCCAGAAAAATATTGTTACTTGTGATTccaactctcaccacttgtgaagaGTTTTAATAAAGGCTCAATTACTAATAGACCACTTGGtctttgataaatatatacttGATTCTTGGCATTTAGTAGTGTCACAATTATTCTGagcttttctttatatatatatatatatatatatatgggataaGAGTTTTATTTATCTAGTATGGTTGTTTTTTATCTAATTAGGGGTATTTATAGTCTCTCAAACTCATGCATTTTTAGTCTAATACTACTCAGAAAGGCAAGACAGACATTTAAAGATAGCAATGCTTTTAGACCTAAATAATGCATATTACAGGTAGATATTCCTACATGAAGATGTTTTTCAGAATAACAGAGTAGTTTTCTTTTGATACAATAGTATTAAAACCAATGTGGACAGTTGTCTAATATCACCCAATAGCAGCATACGGCATACCCACAGTTCATGAGAGCACAGCATTGagattaaaagttaaaaaaaaaaaaaaaaaatttataccaaAATTATAATCTAAAGTATAGAGGGGCAataatcttctatttttataacaatCAAGCCCActtcatataataaattatttgtatcGGTCCTCTTATATACCatattcaagaaaagaaaaatgaaataaaaaatttcattcctTGCAAATATGccacaaaaaagaaataagaggcAATAATATGTCATCTCTATGACAATCAAGATTCAAGCCTAATTCTTTTAAGAACTTACATCCATTGATTAATTTTATACTGGATCTTATAGTTCatactataaaaaaaccttTCTCACATATTTAATTCACTTTTGCAATATACGATCATATACTTAAATCAAAATCTAGTTTTGTATCACAATTTCATTTGCATTAACTATTACTTATTCCCCTGCCTATTTCTAACAAGTGAGCAAagcattaaaattatatatataaaacactgattttttaaatatacaaatatttttttaaaaaaataaaaaaatagacaagCCACAgctttattgaagaaaaaaacaaacaagaaacacATAAGAAGCAGCATGGACTAAAAAGCTCATTATTATGATATTATCACacacatcaaaattttcaaaagaaaaatataaaaaggttAAAGAAACTCTAGGGCTGGTTGACTATTCATCCTTTTTCTAAACCTATATTTTTCAGAAAAACCTCTCCTTTATTAACTCTCATTACACTATAAACTATTCAAATTGGATTATTAGATAGAttaaatagagaaaaagagcatcaaaattcaaaaaacaagggaaaaaaatttctcgaAACTCAAACAATTGAATGAAACACAAGCAAAAGGTTctcattaaaattcaaaaaacaaggaaaaaaattctcGGAACTCAAACAATGGAATAAAATACAAGCAAAAGCTTCTAATTGGCATTAAAGACAAATATATGATGCGTATTGAATAATTGAGACTGAAATTAAATTTACCAGAGCAACTGAGTAAGAGGAAGCGAAAGAGAGGAAGGGAGTAGGAGAGCCCATTGGAATccaggaagagagagagagagtgctCGGTGAGAAAAACTACCAGCTAATGCGTTTGTGGGAGAGGATACAATGAGCGATAATTAACTAGCTAGGTTCGGTTcatattctaaaatttatatgaccagaatcatatttttaaaggtTCTGATTTTGGGTTTGATTTTAATATGGTTCCGTTTAGTTTTAAATAGTTAAGTTcttgttaattaaaatatatcaaaaaaaattatattatatattatttttattttgaaaaaaccTTGACCGGTACCAAAAAGTCTTAATTTGGAatcgaaatatatatatatatatttatgattatggTTCGGTTCAAATAGTACCAGTTTCAGTTTGGTTCTACTCGTTTTGAACTGAACCGGAGTTGGGTCTAGCCGTGACGGCATGGTTCTATCCGGGATTCCAAGATTGCGGGCGAAGCTCTATCCTTGTCATGGGCCCGTTGctttcatttgttttgttatggGCCCCATTTTTGGATTGTTTTATGGGCCCTGGGAGAGTGAGGGATCAATAACAGGACCACTTTTTTGTTTTGTcctaaattaaaaagaaaattgtttcattttatattCAGAGAAGTAGAGGTGCAAActgggccgtgccggcccgagcCCGGCACGGCCCAGCACGAGTTGGGCCGTGCCTGGCCTGGCACGGCCAGCCATGTCAGTGCCAGGCTGGGCACGGCCCATATCTCTAGGCCGTGCCAGGCACACTTTGCGTGGCCcgcgggccggcacggcccgcgGCCCGCCCTGGGCTGGGCTGGCTTTAGCACGCGGGCCAGGCCAGCGACGGCCCGCCACTCAGTTGCATGGCAGGCCCGGCACGGCCCTGccagctttttttttatttttcgtatttgtttcccaactaatttaaatattagaaaatgacaTTTCAGAAATTTCTTTAACAACTATAAAACTACTAGCTTTTTAAGGGCTTATTTTTggacttttaaaaatataattactttttaccctttttaacaacaataaacGACTAgtttacaagggtattttgggaattagaaaaatttaaataacctataaataCCCTCAAACACTTACATATTTCTCCACACCAAATTACTCATTCTTGTTCTAATCTCTCAAGCATCGAAGACTCCAAGCTCTCTTAgttctcaatctcttcaagttcaagatttgaAGTTTTATCAAATCCGGCTCAAGTGTTTCATCAATCCGACAATTCCCCCACCTTTTCATCGCTTCATTAATTCGGACTTTTCAAGAAAACCACGTAATTAAATTTACATCAAGGTTGAGGTAACCctaaacctttttttattttttttataatggccgGCTCTCCCAATTTTCCTTTCGATacaccatttttttaatgaaaacaactcCGGAAATTTTTGATGATTCACAACTTGAGCTCGAGCATATTCATCAATCCCCTAGTATGGGAGCATCCAGAGAGTAAGCCTCaaacaagcacaagaaaaagaacttggtgtatggcaattttataatattgttgaaaTTCCAAACAAAGGGACTCGTGCCGTTtgtaaaaaatgcaaaaaaagatttttcttgtcaaacttcgGGTGGAACGGGTCATTTGAAAAGGCATGCCGACAAACATACTACTAGTCAAAATGATCCTTCCCAAACACAACTATCCCGTGCTAGCCGCCATGGCACGTGATCTACTAACTCCACCGATGCTCTACGATGAGCGTCGAGTCTTGTTTTTTAGTGCGAGGAAAAAAGGGTACTCGATGATAAGAGGAGCCGCATGAACCAAGAAACAGATGCAAAATGTGCATATGTTTGAAGGATTGGTTAGAAGCGGAAGATAGAGTTAtaagaacaacaaatacatgaagaagaaaaatgatacCGGGAGAGGGCCTTACACCATCCGGAGCATTCAACTTCAACCcgtattgatgaagaaatagattaatcaaatgaagtttgaagtttgtaatttttctaaattgttttcaagtttgtaattttctaaattgttttcaagtttgtaatttttctaagttgtcctcatagtttttttaaataaatggcaatttttttcctatatctatttgtaatttatttttttagtttatctctatttttttctatgtaatttttatttttctaatattatgttaaattttaaaaagtttatctttttttgtattcatgtaaattaaaaatttttttgcatatttttttaattatttttttctatagtctttatgtgttgtatatttttttacaatcaagaaaacttatattttatgatatttagatttttttaaaaaaattccatatttttttagtatttttttaaaagtatttttttacaatttttttacaatatttttttaaagaatttaaataatttaatattaaaaagctGGCCTGGGCGTGCTCAGGCTGAGCCGACCCCTTGTGCGgtgggccgtgccggcccggcaCGATTGCTAAGCCGGGCCGGGCTGGCCCGAGCACGTACAGTGCTCGGGCCGCACCGTGCCCGGGCCGTGCCGGGCCGGGCCGGCCCATCTTGCACCTCTACAGAGAAGCCAGTCCTGTAGCTTTTCTTGAAAGGACTTctcttaaattttttgttgttaaatctttatgtttttaaataataatttttaatcttttaatttaaggtgataggattttttttattttttattttggctgCAAAAGCTACTACTGAGTGAGAAATTTGGTAAGAACTTCAAAAAATCtgaatctaaattttaaatatttttttattaaatatttactatatttatataattttcatattgCTTGAAGGAGAGAAGATTTCCTGCTTATTAAAATTAGTTTCTATCACTTGATGTAGTGTTTGGATggataaagttatatatttgtAAGATAAGCTTCTTGTTTTCTCTTTCAAACCTTTGTCAAACACCTTATGATTGGATTGTTGACCCTTCTGAGGAATAATTGCCTTTAATGTGGAATAAACTAATCCATGGAAGGAATTGCTATGGACTAGCTCATTCTGAAAATATATAGCGACTCGTAAACTGTAGATATTCATACAACGttcctaaataaaaaaaaaatttaaaaaaaaaaagatagagaggCAAATACAAAACTTAATTAATaggtatataaataatatgataaaaaacaCCCAAAAACCTGTTTTTATACGGCAAGAAGTTAAATAGGTGCTGttgggtttatatatatttttttaataggtaTAAATGAGTTTGAACTATCCACTTTTGTGCagatattgtttaaatattgttcACATCACTGTGTATTATACTCGATATTGTTTATAATACTATGCAACCATTGGAAACTCCCTTCTTTCTAAATATATCCTAATCCCATATGCTCCTCTTCATCTTATTTTTGATAGCACGTCTACAAATAatatttagtatatatttatatccattgaattaaaaaattaaataaatcataatttattaatgttgaaaaaataaGTACTAATACAAAAACATTGGAAGACATGGTGGCATCCCAGCCTGGTGTGGCGGTGCCCCGTCACATCACTTGACGTCACATGATATCCCCGGGTGGAGTTTCGCTGAGTTTGAATGCATGAATCATGACTACCGTTGGAAAGCGATCGGGTAATGTAGGAGAGAACAAACTAAAAGCTCACTCTAAGAGAAGACATTGActgacattaaacataaaattgtgttttttttatagcatTTTAATAGATAGTATATATACAGACACAAATTATTATAGTgtgcaaaaataatttaacaaatattttttttatattttaattaataaaattccataacatttttcataaaatttaatttcacatAAAATTACACTTGGAATATGATCTACACTTacagcaatatatatatatattaatatttaaatctaCAATTGTCATGGCCACCGTTCCCTCCAAAAAAcaccattcatttatttttttaaagaaaaaaattacttgcACACctcttgtaaaaatataaatactaatataccttcataaaaaaaaccatgtttgtttatatatcatataaaaatgttttttttatttttcttatttatttttttatagttgaaaaatcaatttataaactttatcaaaaattttaataatcttttgtctgtttttttcaaatgaattgAGATCAAAGAGTAAAgagcaaattattttttttaataaaaatttttttaaattaactttttGATCAGAGAAGTATATAAGCAGACAGGAATAATTTGTAAAagctatataaataatttttctcactttttttacagaatctaaaaaaataaaaaaatccttttaCATCATCAATTCAATCCTCAATTATTCTCTCTTTCcctgtttttttcaaaaagaagagCAAATTTAAATTCCGTTAAATTAaaacacattttaaaaaaataattatccatACAGATAAAGTTATGAAtcattaatgattattaaaagaaaaaaaaatttataaggagTGGTCTTacttacattgattaaatactCCATAATGTTGCAATTCCAATAAAGAATGATTAGCACGTGAGTGGACATCCCACATGAATGAATTGGGCCCTGGGCCGCGCCGCTGTCGGCGCGAGCCTCCAACTGCGCCACTTCCCGCTCAATTTAGCTGGCAACTCTCATGTACTACCACCACTTTGTTTTTCCACTAATACCCTTGcacaattatattatattatataggtgtaaatatcaaaatggtccctctatttttc
It includes:
- the LOC120263146 gene encoding putative uncharacterized protein DDB_G0274435 yields the protein MSEQTIDEAESLLTHEVASLDPLKLFNKIIALDDVNEDNGYKLLNQNEHEINTERKDSISACSTSSLIDDNSEICSKPQSNGTTKTESFTIMQVTSSSSTKAGSESTKKEFLGFFLMMHLSKQKVEKSEKKFIERQQQQQQQQQQQQREKKRRKLLIEDDDVEDNDHKSMNQNEQRIETQIQEDSICPCSSSVTENNSEKCSKPQKSQSCEVTSSNTTKQDQNQQKVCLASLDDASLQAKLENSKRKLIERQQQEEKKRRKIQIIKPLADLPKQEQQQIRKQSPFKPKKKLGVIIRC